The Mytilus galloprovincialis chromosome 2, xbMytGall1.hap1.1, whole genome shotgun sequence genome has a window encoding:
- the LOC143063142 gene encoding cap-specific mRNA (nucleoside-2'-O-)-methyltransferase 2-like, giving the protein MAGWRKRKFSNTAAELQLDPILRQKVQNVFEKKFTYSKPKGGIWKVPENFIKHKDDWEIKELMTLKSNLNSLKDKLSDKDIVKWHQHTTFMNLAGNVNSELRQTVRPELCTQAWCKFYEMVSAYDLVDLQNDTFNSVHLCEAPGAFITSLNHYLVSSDYSGTWNWVGTTLNPYYEGNNPSEMIDDDRFVRGSYGNWDFGVDNTGNLMSWQNIQQIKDKVAVMGPVTLVTADGSIDCQNNPAEQEKVVSKLHYCEVLSSILILSPGGNMVLKKFTMFECDTICLLYLLNCMFTEVTVFKPATSKSGNSEVYLICLGFLGVDSIQGQIEQLCEKYFSPAESSTEIHCLFSKDEIPEDFLQQHIKCCTYFTSLQEETIQSNLNYFEKISDDFSQEIIGMKVCCTDLYFSKYNVKSIPMYLKITQPQKPQKKSCNHRYREIKRNEGSYNDRVRVQALQWEQRVLQYDTYDMYDSCVEWFRTLYPLEEDEVKNWACVTGYQVTTIMSSRFCDGKFVQQAQDIGINWKIEESKMADITADCNVSSIISSLDILFNQSVYDFPCHVTIVSSAELKCDEIQKQEYVNKVTTVEDITEVCDHTILVYLNIFNTSTETDITSQRTLLKKLTKMFQVLSKENTVLIQMPSCLTRFTAGIIYLLSSCFQKIGFLPQPGKESLLQMLICYKYAGVSHFLLEHCCHLVDEQNSKDSKSANVLLETVPILSLINDPEFVQFLMNSNENLLKSYITSIVSNVKQKMSNQT; this is encoded by the exons ATGGCAGGATGGAGGAAAAGAAAATTTTCCAATACAGCAGCTGAGCTACAGTTAGATCCAATTCTTCGTCAAAAAGTACAGAATGTTTTTGAAAAGAAATTCACATATTCCAAACCCAAAGGTGGCATTTGGAAGGTGCCAGAAAATTTTATCAAACATAAAGATGATTGGGAAATTAAAGAGTTAATGACCTTGAAATCAAATTTGAATAGCTTGAAAGACAAACTGAGTGATAAAGACATTGTAAAATGGCATCAGCACACAACATTTATGAATCTTGCAGGGAATGTAAATTCAGAATTACGTCAGACTGTACGTCCAGAACTATGCACACAAGCATGGTGCAAATTCTATGAAATGGTATCAGCCTATGACCTTGTTGACCTTCAAAATGATACTTTTAATTCTGTTCATTTGTGTGAAGCACCAGGAGCATTTATAACAAGCCTAAATCATTATCTTGTTTCCTCtg ATTACAGTGGTACATGGAACTGGGTAGGTACCACACTCAATCCATATTATGAAGGAAACAACCCTAGTGAGATGATCGATGATGATAGATTTGTACGTGGTAGCTATGGCAACTGGGACTTTGGTGTAGATAATACTGGTAACCTCATGTCCTGGCAGaatatacaacaaattaaagataAGGTAGCAGTGATGGGACCTGTTACACTG GTTACGGCTGATGGCAGTATTGATTGTCAGAATAATCCAGCAGAACAGGAGAAGGTCGTCTCAAAGTTACATTACTGTGAAGTGTTGTCATCCATTTTGATATTGTCCCCTGGAGGAAATATGGTGCTGAAGAAGTTTACAATGTTTGAATGTGATACCATTTGTTTGTTGTATCTTTTGAATTGTATGTTTACAGAG GTGACTGTATTTAAACCAGCTACAAGTAAGAGTGGTAATTCTGAAGTTTATTTGATCTGTTTGGGATTCTTAGGTGTAGACAGTATACAGGGACAGATAGAACAACTGTGTGAAAAATATTTCA GTCCAGCAGAATCAAGCACTGAGATTCATTGCCTATTCAGTAAAGATGAAATTCCAGAAGACTTTCTACAACAACATATCAAATGCTGCACCTACTTCACGTCACTCCAAGAAGAGACAATCCAGTCAAACTTAAACTACTTTGAAAAAATATCAGATGACTTCAGCCAAGAAATCATTGGAATGAAAGTTTGCTGCACTGATCTATATTTCTCCAAATATAATGTCAAATCTATACCAATGTATTTAAAGATCACACAACCTCAG aaaccACAAAAGAAATCTTGTAATCATCGTTACAgggaaataaaaagaaatgaaggCTCATACAATGATAGAGTTAGAGTGCAGGCACTACAATGGGAACAGAGAGTGCTCCAGTATGACacatatgacatgtatgacagcTGTGTGGAATGGTTTCGG ACCCTGTATCCCCTGGAAGAAGATGAAGTTAAGAACTGGGCATGTGTAACAGGATATCAGGTCACTACAATCATGAGTTCCAGATTTTGTGATGGAAAGTTTGTTCAACAAGCACAAGATATTGGTATTAACTGGAAG ATTGAAGAATCCAAGATGGCTGACATTACAGCAGATTGTAATGTGTCATCAATCATTTCATCATTAGATATATTGTTTAACCAATCAGTGTATGATTTTCCATGTCATGTGACCATTGTATCATCTGCTGAATTGAAATGTGATGAAATTCAGAAGCAGGAGTATGTAAACAAG GTAACCACAGTTGAAGATATAACAGAAGTATGTGATCATACAATACTGGTATACTTAAATATATTCAACACTAGTACTGAAACAGATATTACCTCACAGAGAACTCTGCTGAAGAAACTGACAAAGATGTTTCAG GTTTTGTCAAAAGAAAACACAGTACTGATACAGATGCCATCATGTCTGACCAGATTTACTGCAGGAATTATATATCTTCTAAGTTCCTGTTTTCAAAAG ATTGGATTTTTACCACAACCAGGAAAAGAAAGTTTGCTACAAATGTTGATCTGCTATAAATATGCTGGTGTTTCACACTTCCTGTTAGAACACTGCTGCCATCTAGTGGATGAACAAAATTCAAAGGACAGTAAATCTGCCAATGTTTTGCTAGAAACAGTACCAATACTTTCATTAATAAATG atcCAGAGTTTGTACAGTTTCTGATGAATAGTAATGAGAATTTATTAAAGTCCTACATAACCTCCATTGTATCCAATGTGAAACAGAAAATGTCTAATCAGACATGA